The following proteins are co-located in the Camelina sativa cultivar DH55 chromosome 12, Cs, whole genome shotgun sequence genome:
- the LOC104729816 gene encoding putative F-box/kelch-repeat protein At4g34170 encodes MNDGEDPSVETILMLPDDLLLNCLARVSRSYYPTLSLVCNKFHSILASTELGQTRVLLGCTQSCLYVCLRLRTDSKLLRWFILGQRQNSSRKVLVPILSPNITSAGVAVVGPNIYAIGGGIRNNTSSSVMVMDSRSHTWREAPSMRVARKFPSVCTLDGKIYVMGGCDNLDSTNWMEVFDTNTQTWEFLQIPSEEICGGSNYESVRYEGTVYVWSEAKNVTYKLHEDRWSVADMYDNKNRTWGWLSSSYCVIENVFYCFLINKIRWYEPKERAWATLKGLEGLPTLPCNGHVLLADYGGKMLILWEEYVVVKEKKMIWCAEITIEKRQNGEIWGTLEWFDNVFMSNGPNGLMGLAHALSTTVW; translated from the coding sequence ATGAATGATGGAGAAGACCCATCGGTTGAAACAATTCTGATGCTTCCTGATGATTTACTATTAAACTGCTTAGCTCGCGTCTCAAGATCATACTATCCAACTCTCTCATTAGTCTGTAACAAATTTCACTCTATCCTTGCTTCAACAGAGCTTGGCCAAACCCGAGTCCTCTTAGGCTGCACCCAGAGTTGTCTCTACGTGTGCTTACGACTCCGCACAGATTCTAAACTACTACGTTGGTTCATTCTCGGCCAGAGACAAAATAGTTCCAGAAAAGTTTTGGTCCCAATTTTGTCTCCCAATATAACTTCCGCGGGTGTTGCGGTGGTTGGTCCTAATATCTATGCCATCGGCGGTGGAATAAGGAATAATACTTCGTCTAGCGTTATGGTCATGGACTCTCGTTCTCACACATGGCGTGAAGCTCCAAGCATGCGGGTGGCCCGCAAGTTCCCATCTGTTTGCACCCTTGatggaaaaatatatgtaatgggAGGCTGCGACAATCTCGATTCAACGAATTGGATGGAGGTTTTTGATACGAATACTCAAACTTGGGAGTTTTTACAGATCCCTAGCGAGGAGATATGTGGAGGCTCTAATTACGAAAGTGTAAGGTATGAAGGAACCGTCTACGTGTGGTCTGAGGCAAAGAATGTGACTTACAAGCTACATGAAGATAGATGGAGTGTGGCAGACATGTACGACAATAAGAATAGGACATGGGGTTGGCTATCATCATCTTATTGTGTGATAGAAAATGTGTTTTACTGTTTTTTAATCAATAAGATCCGTTGGTATGAACCCAAAGAAAGAGCATGGGCAACTTTAAAGGGTTTGGAAGGATTGCCTACCTTGCCTTGTAATGGCCATGTTTTATTGGCGGATTATGGTGGGAAAATGTTGATTTTGTGGGAGGAATATGTGGTTGTtaaggagaagaaaatgattTGGTGTGCAGAAATTACGATTGAAAAGCGCCAGAATGGAGAAATTTGGGGAACACTGGAGTGGTTTGACAATGTGTTTATGTCGAATGGGCCAAACGGTTTGATGGGATTAGCGCATGCTCTTTCTACTACGGTTTGGTGA
- the LOC104733150 gene encoding F-box/kelch-repeat protein At4g19865-like, protein MASLIDSCELFVARSIERSKEPRVYLCWVDDHQRTRSYVLSKKPQPSRYWLVSMESMNNLNLRPKVSVGLQRSIYVMEDAKDIDTKMLKVLDCASHQWSETEPMTHGRNSEAFLLTVGENLCVLGGIQDESRKLKPEMYNPKTRQWVSLPEPDLDENSSVVLMNSTDNGDIELWAVSEGKATRFIYNTMAASAVWEKRTSWLGRAQPKVHTVVIGNSIFRIIMSQIICYDKNTMVWRSVRGV, encoded by the coding sequence ATGGCTTCTTTAATCGATTCTTGTGAACTCTTTGTCGCAAGATCGATAGAGAGAAGCAAAGAACCACGCGTGTATCTCTGTTGGGTCGACGATCATCAAAGAACCCGATCGTATGTCTTATCCAAGAAGCCGCAACCTTCAAGGTATTGGCTTGTTTCCATGGAGTCCATGAACAATCTGAACTTGCGTCCAAAGGTGTCTGTGGGGTTACAAAGGTCTATATATGTGATGGAGGACGCAAAAGACATAGATACCAAGATGCTGAAGGTTCTTGACTGCGCTTCCCATCAATGGAGTGAAACAGAGCCAATGACTCATGGCCGCAACAGCGAAGCTTTTTTACTTACGGTTGGAGAGAATCTTTGTGTTCTTGGAGGAATCCAAGATGAAAGTAGAAAACTAAAGCCTGAGATGTACAACCCCAAAACCCGCCAATGGGTATCGCTTCCCGAGCCTGATTTGGACGAGAACTCCTCTGTTGTTCTCATGAACTCAACAGATAACGGCGATATAGAACTCTGGGCTGTCTCGGAAGGTAAAGCCACGAGATTCATCTACAACACGATGGCTGCTTCTGCTGTATGGGAGAAAAGGACTAGTTGGTTAGGTCGTGCGCAGCCTAAGGTTCACACCGTCGTAATTGGAAACTCTATATTCAGAATCATTATGAGTCAAATTATCTGTTATGATAAAAACACTATGGTGTGGAGGAGCGTTCGGGGGGTTTGA
- the LOC104729815 gene encoding V-type proton ATPase subunit H translates to MDQAELSIEHVLKRDIPWETYMNTKLVSAKGLQLLRRYDKKSESERAQLLDQDGPAYVQLFVSILRDIFKEETVEYVLALIYEMLSANPTRARLFHDESLANEDTYEPFLRLLWKGNWFIQEKSCKILAWIISARPKAGNGAIDDVLEGLVEWLCAQLKQPSHPTRGAPIAISCLSSLLKEPVVRSSFVQTDGVKLLVPLISPASTQQSIQLLYETCLCVWLLSYYEPAIEYLATSRTVQRLTEVVKSSTKEKVVRVVILTFRNLLPKGTFGAQMVDLGLPHIIHSLKTQAWSDEDLLDALNQLEEGLKDKIKKLSSFDKYKQEVLLGHLDWNPMHKEANFWRENVTSFEENDFQILRVLLTILDTSSDPRSLAVACFDISQFIQYHAAGRVIVADLKAKERVMKLMNHENAEVTKNALLCIQRLLLGAKYASFLQA, encoded by the exons ATGGATCAGGCGGAGCTGAGTATAGAGCAT GTATTGAAAAGGGACATTCCATGGGAGACTTACATGAACACTAAGCTGGTTTCAGCAAAAGGTCTCCAGCTCTTAAGACGCTATGATAAGAAATCTGAAAGTGAAAGGGCACAGTTGCTCGATCAA GATGGTCCAGCTTATGTTCAACTGTTTGTTAGCATCTTACGTGATATTTTCAAGGAAGAAACAGTGGAATATGTTTTGGCTTTGATCTATGAAATGCTCTCAG CAAACCCAACACGAGCTCGATTATTCCATGATGAATCTTTGGCAAATGAGGATACTTATGAGCCTTTCCTGAG GTTGCTTTGGAAGGGAAATTGGTTCATTCAAGAAAAAAGCTGCAAGATCCTTGCCTGGATAATAAG TGCTAGGCCAAAAGCTGGTAATGGTGCAATTGATGATGTACTCGAGGGGTTGGTGGAATGGCTTTGTGctcag TTGAAGCAACCTTCTCATCCTACTCGTGGTGCTCCAATTGCAATCAGCTGCCTGTCGTCACTGCTTAAGGAACCTGTTGTCAGATCGTCGTTTGTTCAGACAGATGGGGTGAAGTTACTTGTCCCTTTAATTTCCCCAGCTTCCACTCAGCAGTCTATCCag CTTCTGTATGAAACATGTCTCTGTGTCTGGCTTCTGTCCTATTATGAACCTGCAATAGAGTACTTGGCAACATCGAGGACAGTGCAAAGGCTCACGGAAGTGGTTAAGAGCTCGACTAAGGAAAAG GTTGTCAGGGTGGTCATATTGACATTCAGGAACTTGCTTCCAAAAGGTACATTTGGTGCCCAGATGGTTGATCTTGGACTCCCACATATTATCCACAGTCTAAAAACACAAGCATGGAGTGATGAG GACTTGCTGGATGCACTGAACCAACTAGAAGAAGGGCTAAAAGACAAGATCAAGAAATTGAGTTCTTTTGACAAATATAAGCAAGAGGTGCTTCTTGGCCATCTTGACTGGAACCCAATGCACAAAGAGGCCAATTTCTGGCGTGAGAATGTTACAAGCTTTGAGGAGAACGACTTCCAG ATACTCAGGGTCCTCCTCACAATCCTGGACACGTCAAGTGATCCAAGATCATTGGCGGTGGCATGCTTTGATATCTCACAGTTCATACAGTACCATGCAGCAGGGAGAGTGATAGTAGCAGACCTCAAGGCAAAAGAACGAGTGATGAAGCTGATGAACCACGAGAACGCTGAGGTGACCAAGAACGCTCTCTTGTGCATTCAGAGGCTTCTCCTGGGTGCTAAGTACGCTAGCTTTTTGCAAGCTTGA